A section of the Aneurinibacillus migulanus genome encodes:
- a CDS encoding SDR family NAD(P)-dependent oxidoreductase yields MELGIKGKTAIVTGGSRGVGREIALVLADEGAKVVVTYQKSEAKAIEVVEEIKQKGGEAFAIQCDVGQANDCIELVQKSIDHFGTVDILVNNAAIWPKSYVKDMDLEEWNSTIDTNLTSVFLTSQTFVNHCLEQNKGGKILNITSQAAFHGSTTGHAHYAASKAGMIGFTISLAREVAKNNINVNNLALGIVETEMIKDSLQKNEDYYLNRIPLGRVAKPHEIAEIVSFLVSEKANYITGATLDATGGMLMR; encoded by the coding sequence ATGGAACTTGGAATAAAGGGAAAGACGGCAATTGTCACTGGGGGTTCCAGGGGAGTAGGCAGAGAGATTGCTCTCGTGTTAGCGGATGAAGGAGCTAAAGTAGTCGTTACTTATCAAAAAAGTGAAGCAAAGGCTATTGAGGTCGTAGAAGAAATCAAACAAAAAGGTGGAGAAGCTTTTGCAATTCAATGTGATGTAGGTCAGGCAAATGATTGCATTGAACTTGTACAAAAGTCCATCGACCATTTTGGAACAGTGGATATATTGGTAAATAATGCTGCGATTTGGCCAAAAAGCTATGTAAAAGATATGGATTTAGAGGAGTGGAATAGCACGATAGACACGAACCTTACTTCCGTTTTTCTTACGAGTCAAACTTTTGTAAATCATTGCCTGGAGCAAAATAAAGGAGGAAAAATATTAAATATTACTTCCCAGGCTGCTTTTCACGGCTCAACGACAGGACATGCCCACTATGCAGCAAGCAAGGCTGGAATGATAGGCTTTACAATCTCTCTTGCAAGGGAAGTAGCTAAAAACAATATAAATGTAAACAATCTTGCCTTAGGGATTGTAGAAACAGAAATGATTAAAGACTCGCTGCAAAAGAATGAGGACTATTATTTAAATAGAATTCCGTTGGGCAGAGTAGCAAAACCGCATGAGATAGCTGAGATTGTATCATTCTTGGTCTCAGAGAAAGCCAATTATATAACCGGGGCAACGCTTGACGCTACGGGTGGCATGTTGATGCGTTAA
- a CDS encoding Rad52/Rad22 family DNA repair protein — protein sequence MSIDKIAQSLGVEMSDSYREQMMEKERWLKLADAPFLYRHYKVNYDGNIYISQQCIADRNALLFDQFQYEAEEAQVNTDTWCVGVWVKVRAIINGKEHSVRQYGVHAISKLRGDAKPGGDAMEQAIKSAVSDGMKKCSSWLGIAAHIYRGEVISIRANRNKEGQPQSKFYLQNLKKFGLSEYEYKYGIPVLPDSFKSFYEKMDWTDGIFYSDVFGYKENREDERIPSEKMEKKTEKAQERGEVESSAFINDMQANYLRGLIHDFNENAQEADIVQAIIAYLVKHKVDVVQEAEEMGRRFTTVEALPSAHFTSVHRYFKQLRRARLENTEEKSA from the coding sequence ATGAGCATTGATAAAATAGCGCAATCATTAGGTGTTGAAATGTCTGACTCCTATAGAGAGCAAATGATGGAGAAGGAACGCTGGCTAAAGCTAGCGGATGCTCCGTTTCTGTACCGCCATTATAAAGTGAATTATGACGGCAATATTTATATTTCCCAACAGTGTATTGCGGATAGGAATGCACTGTTGTTTGATCAATTTCAATATGAAGCAGAAGAAGCTCAAGTAAATACAGACACTTGGTGTGTAGGGGTATGGGTAAAGGTTCGTGCTATCATTAATGGCAAGGAGCACAGCGTACGTCAGTATGGCGTACATGCCATCAGCAAGCTGCGCGGAGACGCCAAACCAGGTGGCGATGCAATGGAACAGGCAATTAAATCCGCTGTATCGGATGGAATGAAGAAATGCAGCTCCTGGTTAGGGATTGCGGCGCACATTTATCGGGGAGAAGTCATCTCTATTCGGGCGAACCGTAATAAAGAGGGGCAGCCACAGAGCAAGTTCTATCTACAGAACCTTAAGAAATTTGGTCTCTCGGAGTACGAATACAAATACGGTATTCCAGTGCTCCCTGATTCATTCAAATCTTTTTATGAGAAGATGGATTGGACAGACGGTATATTCTATTCCGATGTATTTGGTTATAAGGAAAATCGAGAAGATGAGCGTATACCATCCGAAAAAATGGAGAAGAAAACGGAGAAGGCTCAGGAACGAGGCGAAGTAGAAAGTTCAGCTTTCATTAATGACATGCAGGCCAATTATCTGCGCGGCCTGATTCATGATTTTAATGAGAATGCTCAAGAGGCAGATATTGTACAGGCTATTATTGCATACCTCGTTAAGCATAAAGTTGATGTCGTACAAGAAGCAGAGGAGATGGGGAGACGCTTTACGACAGTGGAAGCTTTACCATCTGCACACTTTACCTCGGTACACCGCTACTTCAAGCAGCTGAGAAGGGCACGATTGGAAAACACAGAGGAGAAATCGGCATAG
- a CDS encoding polysaccharide deacetylase family protein: protein MGVFRKRNVLLATAVLLTCGGAGVAWNNVEDAKAVTSALTAPPLAGKLKEIRQTEPVIQIQEPEKKSTQITTPAPARPSVTMPPGKAVTNLDYKNGEKVIYLTFDDGPGPYTEKIVSVLEERGIRGSFFWIGQRMTEAYGHIGREMTDAGHVIGTHTMHHASLSGKSKSYQEREIKDAIRAVEKHIQVPSVYFRPPYGAMNDMTKRIAADEKQYVIYWDVDSRDWNLAKHPEKIIDNVLQNVRPGSIILLHERQQTLKVLPQIIDRLGKQGYSFAALPKPK, encoded by the coding sequence ATGGGTGTATTTAGAAAGAGAAACGTACTGCTGGCGACGGCAGTGCTGCTTACATGTGGAGGAGCGGGAGTCGCTTGGAACAATGTGGAAGATGCTAAGGCGGTCACTTCGGCTTTAACAGCTCCGCCACTGGCTGGGAAGTTAAAAGAAATACGGCAAACGGAGCCGGTAATACAAATCCAGGAACCAGAAAAGAAAAGTACGCAAATTACAACTCCTGCACCAGCAAGACCTTCTGTTACAATGCCGCCGGGAAAAGCAGTTACTAACCTGGATTATAAGAACGGCGAAAAAGTGATTTACCTGACGTTTGATGACGGTCCAGGCCCATATACAGAAAAAATTGTATCCGTTCTGGAGGAGAGGGGGATACGAGGTTCTTTCTTCTGGATTGGACAGCGGATGACAGAAGCCTACGGCCATATCGGTCGAGAAATGACTGATGCAGGACATGTCATTGGTACGCATACGATGCATCATGCGTCGCTGTCCGGGAAATCGAAATCGTATCAAGAGCGGGAAATCAAGGATGCGATTCGTGCAGTGGAGAAGCACATACAGGTGCCTTCCGTATACTTCCGCCCTCCATATGGGGCGATGAATGACATGACAAAGCGAATAGCAGCCGATGAAAAACAATACGTAATCTATTGGGATGTAGATAGCCGGGATTGGAATTTGGCAAAGCACCCGGAAAAAATCATAGATAATGTTTTGCAAAACGTACGTCCAGGATCGATTATTTTGTTGCATGAGCGACAGCAAACATTGAAGGTATTACCGCAGATCATCGACCGTCTTGGCAAACAAGGTTATTCGTTTGCCGCATTGCCAAAGCCGAAATAA
- a CDS encoding DUF3888 domain-containing protein: protein MLKPIISVFLAMGLIIAVPFTCHAETIYKPPEQSKEELYQDIFVSLLMPYIQKQIDNYYTKILTTSPVVYPYLVYVLKAERIGNYRSFDFLVKLKVTPVVGPHISVGIDYLTFRIGGSGGIELKKFEHIKTEELPANWKHIIRN from the coding sequence TTGTTAAAACCAATTATTTCAGTGTTTTTAGCAATGGGACTTATAATTGCTGTACCATTCACTTGTCACGCTGAAACTATATATAAACCACCTGAGCAATCAAAGGAAGAATTATATCAAGACATTTTTGTCTCCTTGCTTATGCCATATATTCAAAAGCAAATAGATAATTATTACACAAAAATCCTAACTACCTCCCCTGTAGTTTATCCATATTTGGTTTATGTTTTAAAAGCCGAAAGAATCGGGAATTATCGTTCCTTCGATTTTTTAGTGAAACTTAAAGTCACTCCAGTTGTTGGACCACATATTTCTGTCGGCATCGATTACTTGACATTTAGAATAGGGGGGAGCGGCGGTATTGAATTAAAAAAGTTTGAGCATATAAAAACTGAGGAGCTGCCCGCAAACTGGAAACACATTATTAGAAATTAG
- a CDS encoding trans-sulfuration enzyme family protein codes for MLNNNEREEVSFGTKLVQAKPSSGRHHGALSTPIYQASTFHQFSLSEPGKFDYSRSGNPTREALEQTIAELEGGYAGFAFSSGMAAISSVFCLLSAGDEVLLSDDIYGGTYRAITKLFPRFGIRGKFVDTTNTEAVRAAITSATRAIFLESPSNPQMNITDIEEASRIAKQRGLLTIVDNTFMTPYLQRPLELGADIVVHSATKYIGGHSDVVGGLVVVASQEISDEIGFIQNAFGAILGPQDSWLLLRGLKTLKVRMDQHEKNARQIASWLASRSEVEAVYYPGLPEHPGHELALKQAKGFGGMISFTLGSVEQVEQFLHNLTLPALAVSLGAVESIITYPARMSHASIPEEQRKQMGVTDTLLRISVGIEDAEDVIRDFEQAFRWIDSKVSHTI; via the coding sequence ATGTTAAACAATAACGAGAGGGAAGAAGTGTCTTTCGGAACCAAGCTTGTTCAGGCGAAGCCTAGTAGTGGGAGACATCATGGCGCGCTAAGTACGCCCATTTATCAGGCATCAACATTCCATCAATTTTCGCTTTCCGAACCGGGGAAATTCGATTATTCCCGTTCCGGGAATCCGACTCGTGAGGCGCTTGAGCAGACGATCGCTGAATTGGAAGGAGGATATGCAGGTTTTGCGTTTTCTTCAGGAATGGCTGCCATCTCTTCTGTCTTTTGTTTATTAAGTGCAGGAGATGAGGTCTTGCTTTCGGATGATATATATGGAGGCACGTACCGAGCGATTACAAAGCTCTTCCCTCGTTTTGGCATTCGTGGAAAATTCGTTGATACGACAAATACAGAAGCAGTACGGGCGGCGATTACCTCGGCGACGCGGGCTATCTTTTTGGAGAGCCCGTCCAATCCGCAGATGAACATTACCGATATTGAAGAAGCATCCCGGATAGCTAAACAGCGGGGATTATTGACGATTGTCGATAACACGTTCATGACGCCTTATTTGCAGCGTCCACTGGAATTGGGAGCAGACATTGTAGTACACAGCGCCACGAAGTATATTGGCGGTCACAGCGATGTAGTGGGGGGCCTCGTTGTGGTGGCCAGCCAGGAAATCTCGGACGAAATTGGTTTCATCCAGAATGCTTTCGGCGCTATTCTTGGACCGCAAGATTCCTGGCTTTTGCTGCGTGGTTTGAAGACGCTAAAAGTACGGATGGACCAGCATGAGAAAAATGCACGGCAAATCGCATCTTGGCTTGCGTCACGCTCTGAGGTAGAAGCCGTATATTATCCTGGATTACCGGAACATCCAGGGCATGAACTGGCACTCAAACAAGCCAAAGGCTTCGGAGGGATGATTTCGTTTACGCTTGGCAGCGTAGAGCAGGTAGAGCAGTTCTTACATAATCTAACTCTGCCTGCCCTCGCGGTGAGCCTCGGAGCTGTGGAGAGCATTATTACGTATCCAGCCCGGATGTCGCATGCCAGCATACCGGAAGAGCAGCGTAAGCAGATGGGAGTTACGGATACGCTGCTACGTATCTCTGTAGGAATCGAAGATGCGGAGGATGTAATCCGGGATTTTGAGCAAGCTTTTCGATGGATCGATTCTAAAGTATCGCATACGATATAA
- a CDS encoding FGGY-family carbohydrate kinase produces the protein MSKYLLGIDNGGTVTKAALYTIEGKEVAVSSKKTKMLMPQPGHTERDIEGLWQANVTVIKDVLHQSQIDPSLIEGIAITGHGNGLYLVDKDGNPTYNGIISTDTRAKKYIDEWYKDERFLSEVLPKTMQSMWAGQPVALLAWLKEHHPDAVNNAEWIFMVKDLIRYRLTGEAYSEITDMSGTNLLNVKDKKYDEELLHFFGIRDVFQKLPPLKSSTDICGYVTKEAAHETGLQEGTPIAGGIFDIAASAIATGLIEENKLCIVAGTWSINEYITKKPVIDKELFMTSIYCASDYWLTTEASPTSASNLEWFINQFLEGEKSIAKSRGISIYDLCNEMVADTKPEESDVIFFPFLFGSNTVANATSCFIGLNNWHEKKHLLRAVYEGIVFGHMYHIERLLQYRDQPTACRIAGGVTNSDVWLQMFADCLQLPLEIVEVKEHGTLGTAMCAGVATKHFSSIEEAASKIVKIKQVIEPKPEQEEMYKKKYDRFKKIMKAMEHVWSI, from the coding sequence ATGAGTAAATATTTATTAGGTATCGATAATGGTGGAACGGTTACGAAGGCAGCCTTGTATACAATTGAAGGGAAAGAGGTAGCTGTTTCGAGTAAGAAGACGAAAATGCTCATGCCACAGCCTGGACATACTGAAAGAGATATTGAGGGGTTATGGCAGGCGAATGTAACGGTAATTAAAGATGTACTGCATCAATCACAAATCGATCCTTCACTCATCGAAGGTATAGCAATAACCGGTCACGGCAATGGATTGTACTTAGTCGATAAGGATGGAAATCCTACGTATAATGGCATTATTTCTACTGATACGAGAGCTAAAAAGTATATTGATGAGTGGTACAAAGATGAGCGATTTCTTAGCGAAGTGCTACCTAAGACGATGCAATCCATGTGGGCCGGACAGCCAGTTGCATTATTAGCCTGGCTAAAAGAACATCATCCGGATGCTGTGAATAATGCTGAATGGATTTTTATGGTTAAAGATCTGATTCGTTACCGTTTAACAGGGGAAGCATACTCGGAAATAACCGATATGTCTGGAACAAACTTATTAAACGTAAAAGATAAAAAGTATGATGAGGAGCTGCTACACTTCTTCGGGATAAGGGATGTATTCCAAAAGCTTCCTCCATTAAAAAGTTCGACAGATATATGCGGTTATGTAACAAAAGAGGCTGCACACGAAACGGGTTTACAAGAAGGTACACCTATCGCTGGAGGGATTTTCGATATTGCAGCTTCAGCTATTGCTACCGGGCTTATCGAAGAAAACAAGCTTTGCATTGTGGCAGGTACTTGGAGCATTAATGAATACATTACGAAAAAACCGGTCATAGACAAAGAACTATTCATGACCTCTATCTATTGTGCATCTGACTATTGGTTAACCACTGAGGCTAGTCCAACCTCTGCAAGCAATCTCGAATGGTTTATTAATCAATTCCTGGAAGGGGAGAAGTCGATAGCTAAAAGCAGAGGGATTTCTATATATGATTTGTGTAATGAAATGGTGGCAGACACAAAACCGGAAGAAAGCGATGTAATCTTCTTCCCATTTCTGTTCGGATCGAATACGGTAGCGAATGCGACTTCCTGCTTCATTGGTTTAAATAACTGGCATGAGAAAAAACATCTTTTACGGGCTGTTTATGAAGGTATTGTATTCGGACACATGTATCACATTGAAAGACTGCTGCAATATCGTGACCAGCCAACTGCTTGCCGTATAGCTGGTGGTGTGACAAATTCAGATGTTTGGCTGCAAATGTTTGCGGATTGCTTACAGTTACCGCTTGAAATCGTTGAAGTGAAAGAACACGGAACGCTGGGAACTGCCATGTGTGCAGGTGTTGCTACAAAACATTTTTCTTCCATTGAAGAAGCTGCTTCTAAAATAGTGAAAATCAAACAAGTAATCGAACCGAAGCCAGAACAGGAAGAGATGTATAAGAAAAAATATGATAGATTCAAGAAAATCATGAAAGCAATGGAGCATGTTTGGAGCATATAA
- a CDS encoding single-stranded DNA-binding protein produces MLNRVILIGRLTKDPELRYTQSGTAVATFTLAVDRRVTNQQGERETDFIPVVVWSKQAELCAQYLNKGRQTAVEGRLQVRNYENNEGRRVYVTEVIAENVQFLGGGQGTGEVERGVARSSRNENPFADDQRPIDISDDDLPF; encoded by the coding sequence ATGTTAAATAGGGTGATTTTGATTGGCAGATTAACAAAAGATCCAGAGCTGCGCTATACGCAGAGCGGTACAGCCGTTGCCACCTTTACACTTGCGGTTGATCGGAGGGTCACCAATCAGCAGGGCGAACGGGAAACTGACTTTATCCCTGTGGTGGTATGGAGCAAGCAGGCAGAGTTATGCGCTCAATACTTAAATAAAGGAAGGCAAACCGCTGTGGAAGGCCGCCTTCAGGTTCGCAACTATGAGAATAATGAGGGGCGTCGGGTATATGTGACCGAAGTTATTGCCGAGAATGTACAATTTCTTGGAGGTGGGCAAGGGACAGGAGAAGTTGAACGGGGAGTAGCACGATCTAGCCGGAATGAAAATCCGTTCGCAGACGATCAACGTCCGATTGATATTTCGGATGATGATTTGCCATTCTGA
- a CDS encoding glycerol-3-phosphate responsive antiterminator, with translation MINILGQNTIIPSIRKLKYLDAALKSDSPFILLSDVHIGNLKSLTKKCHEENKKVIVHLDLVEGLTKDTKGVKILKELFEVDGVISPNQRIVNAAKKIELLSIYRLFLLDSRSFESGMKSLEKCHLDGIEMLPAPFAVHFVNAIKKAAPGVPLLAGGFIDTPETIKQVFNAGFHALTTSKSELW, from the coding sequence GTGATAAATATTTTAGGACAGAATACGATTATTCCTTCGATCCGTAAATTAAAATATTTAGATGCTGCACTAAAAAGCGATTCCCCATTCATCCTACTTTCTGATGTTCACATCGGAAACTTAAAGAGCCTAACGAAAAAATGCCATGAAGAAAACAAGAAAGTAATCGTTCATTTGGATTTAGTCGAGGGCTTGACAAAGGATACCAAAGGGGTTAAGATTCTAAAAGAATTATTCGAAGTAGACGGCGTCATATCGCCAAATCAAAGAATTGTAAACGCTGCAAAAAAAATAGAGTTGCTCTCTATTTATAGGCTATTCCTCTTGGATTCAAGATCTTTTGAAAGCGGTATGAAGTCGCTTGAAAAGTGTCACCTTGATGGAATTGAAATGTTACCGGCACCTTTTGCTGTACATTTTGTTAATGCCATAAAAAAAGCAGCACCCGGTGTTCCTTTATTGGCCGGAGGATTTATAGATACCCCTGAAACGATCAAGCAAGTGTTTAATGCAGGTTTTCATGCGCTGACGACAAGTAAAAGCGAATTATGGTAA
- a CDS encoding M15 family metallopeptidase: MKHLRNGLILTCMLSTITGASTFAAPPMSTATTTKVEALPVSTSDAGYGSIPANIQQKITGISFTKKTPVKMSDLSYVRVRYIGFDNKAHTGELIVHKKLAKDVFEIFEELYQKRYPIEQVNLIDEYKGSDELSMKANNSSAFNTRAIAGKKTMSNHSYGIAVDINPLQNPHVVGSKVSPASAKAYANRKVARKGMIMKGDACYNAFKKRGWSWGGEWKSSKDYQHFEKKIK; this comes from the coding sequence TTGAAACACTTGCGAAATGGACTTATTTTGACCTGTATGCTGTCCACTATAACAGGAGCTTCTACCTTTGCTGCTCCTCCAATGTCAACAGCTACAACGACCAAAGTAGAAGCCTTGCCCGTATCAACTTCAGATGCCGGATACGGTAGCATCCCGGCTAATATACAGCAAAAAATTACAGGCATCTCTTTTACGAAGAAGACACCTGTAAAAATGAGCGATCTATCGTATGTACGTGTACGATACATAGGTTTTGATAATAAGGCACATACAGGGGAACTTATCGTTCACAAAAAGCTGGCAAAGGACGTATTCGAGATTTTTGAAGAGCTATATCAAAAACGGTATCCGATTGAACAGGTCAATCTCATCGATGAGTACAAAGGATCAGATGAGCTATCGATGAAGGCTAACAATTCTTCCGCATTTAATACGAGAGCTATAGCTGGTAAGAAAACAATGTCAAATCATAGCTACGGCATTGCCGTCGATATCAATCCGCTGCAAAATCCTCATGTAGTCGGGAGTAAAGTAAGTCCGGCAAGCGCCAAAGCATATGCAAACCGGAAAGTCGCCCGAAAGGGAATGATTATGAAAGGAGACGCGTGTTATAACGCGTTTAAAAAGCGTGGCTGGAGCTGGGGTGGAGAATGGAAAAGCTCCAAAGACTATCAACACTTTGAAAAGAAAATCAAATAA
- a CDS encoding PTS galactitol transporter subunit IIC, producing the protein MGIIDWVIKLGPSVMMPIIFFILAMLFRVGLGRAFKASMLVGIGFVGINVIISLLLESLGPAAEAMVKRFNLDLTVIDPGWPVAATIGWGTPIVPFVVFGTIILNIVLLVCKLTKTVNIDIFNFWTFMITGAVIYSFTDSIVISSIAALLHFLVVLFIADVTAPKIQKEFNLKGVSFPHGTTAVFVPVGIAVNWIIDRIPGLKNIKADPETVMKKFGILGEPLTLGTIFGILLGILAGFDLSAILTLGVTVAAVMVLLPKMVDVLVEGLTIIRDAAEVYLKKKFPDREFYIALDTAVLIAHPSVLATGLLMIPSALILAVILPGNKLLPFTDLASLVFLLPMAAPYLKQNMVRLYITGLLILTMVLYAGTSVAEYFTDAARIANVTLPENVSQSTQLANLVGGATTPLGWLLIKLASLFA; encoded by the coding sequence ATGGGGATTATTGATTGGGTGATTAAGTTAGGTCCTTCGGTTATGATGCCAATTATATTTTTTATTTTGGCCATGCTGTTTAGAGTAGGATTAGGTAGGGCGTTTAAAGCATCAATGTTAGTAGGGATTGGTTTTGTCGGAATCAATGTTATTATCAGTTTGTTGTTAGAAAGTTTGGGTCCAGCTGCGGAAGCGATGGTAAAGCGCTTCAATCTTGATTTAACTGTTATTGACCCAGGATGGCCGGTTGCTGCAACGATTGGTTGGGGCACGCCTATCGTGCCGTTTGTCGTATTTGGAACCATTATTTTAAATATCGTTCTTCTCGTATGTAAATTAACTAAAACTGTTAATATCGACATATTTAACTTTTGGACATTTATGATAACGGGAGCGGTTATTTACAGTTTTACAGACAGTATTGTCATTTCAAGTATTGCGGCACTACTTCATTTCTTGGTCGTTCTCTTTATTGCTGATGTAACCGCTCCCAAAATCCAGAAAGAATTTAATTTGAAGGGGGTATCCTTCCCGCATGGGACAACAGCGGTATTTGTACCCGTTGGTATTGCGGTAAACTGGATTATTGATCGAATCCCAGGACTGAAAAACATTAAAGCAGACCCTGAAACCGTAATGAAAAAGTTTGGAATATTAGGTGAACCATTAACTTTAGGAACGATTTTTGGTATCTTGCTAGGGATTTTAGCTGGATTTGATCTTTCTGCGATATTGACGCTCGGGGTAACCGTAGCTGCAGTAATGGTCTTGCTGCCGAAGATGGTAGATGTCTTAGTTGAAGGGCTGACAATTATAAGAGATGCAGCAGAAGTTTATTTAAAGAAAAAGTTTCCTGATAGAGAATTTTATATTGCCCTGGACACGGCCGTTTTGATTGCACACCCTTCGGTATTGGCAACGGGATTGCTTATGATTCCTTCGGCATTAATTTTGGCCGTTATTTTGCCAGGTAATAAATTATTGCCATTCACGGATCTGGCTTCATTAGTCTTCTTGCTTCCGATGGCTGCTCCTTATTTGAAACAAAATATGGTTCGTCTCTATATAACCGGGCTTCTCATATTGACGATGGTGTTATATGCGGGCACAAGCGTTGCAGAATATTTTACAGATGCAGCCAGAATAGCGAATGTTACGCTTCCTGAAAATGTAAGTCAATCAACGCAATTAGCTAACCTGGTCGGAGGCGCAACCACTCCGCTAGGATGGTTATTAATTAAACTGGCCTCACTATTTGCATAA
- a CDS encoding 2-hydroxyacid dehydrogenase, with the protein MKCLAIADLFIPAEMMEEGLKKLKDSGVEVTVREWKHENLEHLQKDNLAVEQGGSEALDLPESLLENISEFDIIITQFAPVNRKVIEQASNLKIIGVLRGGIENVNEGLAKERGIMVLNTPGRNARSVAEFTVGLILSEIRNIARSHAALKKADWRKEFPNSAFVPELEGRTLGIIGFGNVGQLVGRFLNGFGMRIIFHDPYFKGESSFPNVGLDTLVEESDIVTLHGRLTEDTMNLINREHFLKMKPTAIIVNTARSGLVNEKDLIDALQNNLIAGAAIDVFDQEPLPENHPFLTLDNVTITPHMAGSTVDAFANTPKKLAAEIAMYISTMNEK; encoded by the coding sequence ATGAAATGTCTCGCGATTGCCGATCTTTTTATCCCGGCAGAGATGATGGAGGAGGGTCTAAAAAAACTCAAGGATTCTGGAGTAGAGGTTACGGTCAGAGAATGGAAGCATGAGAACCTTGAACATTTGCAAAAAGATAACCTGGCTGTTGAACAAGGGGGCAGTGAAGCGTTGGATTTGCCTGAATCCTTACTTGAGAATATTAGTGAGTTTGATATAATCATCACGCAATTTGCCCCCGTTAACAGAAAAGTAATAGAACAGGCAAGCAATTTGAAGATAATTGGCGTGCTTCGGGGCGGTATTGAAAACGTGAATGAAGGGCTTGCAAAAGAAAGAGGAATTATGGTTTTGAATACTCCCGGAAGGAATGCACGCAGTGTTGCTGAATTCACTGTCGGATTAATTCTTTCAGAAATAAGAAATATTGCACGTTCCCATGCCGCCTTAAAAAAAGCAGATTGGAGAAAGGAATTTCCTAACTCTGCTTTCGTTCCTGAGTTGGAAGGACGGACGCTGGGGATTATCGGCTTCGGAAATGTCGGGCAATTAGTGGGGCGCTTCTTAAACGGGTTTGGCATGAGAATTATCTTTCACGACCCATATTTTAAAGGAGAATCTTCGTTTCCGAATGTCGGGCTTGATACATTAGTAGAAGAGTCAGACATTGTTACACTGCATGGTCGTTTAACTGAAGACACTATGAATCTAATTAATCGTGAACACTTTCTAAAGATGAAACCAACCGCAATTATTGTTAATACAGCAAGATCCGGTTTAGTAAATGAAAAGGACTTGATTGATGCCTTGCAAAACAACCTGATTGCAGGCGCTGCGATAGACGTATTCGACCAAGAGCCGCTGCCTGAAAATCATCCTTTTTTAACATTGGATAATGTAACAATTACACCGCATATGGCTGGAAGTACAGTAGATGCATTTGCTAATACGCCTAAAAAGCTGGCTGCGGAGATAGCGATGTATATAAGTACAATGAATGAAAAGTAA